The Chaetodon auriga isolate fChaAug3 chromosome 22, fChaAug3.hap1, whole genome shotgun sequence genome contains a region encoding:
- the LOC143314988 gene encoding sodium- and chloride-dependent GABA transporter 2-like encodes MKGDAAKAGLSNGTSQTKDLLPSSSSSPEKMEERGQWSNKIEFILSVAGSIIGLGNMWRFPYLCYKNGGGAFLIPYLIFLFTCGVPVFFLETALGQYTSEGGITCWRKISPLFEGLGYGTQVIVTLLNFYYIIVLAWGIFYLSYSFSWDLAWSSCNNTWNTENCVEFQRRNTSINQPINLNMTSPVIEFWERRALRISPGIDHMGSLNWDLALCLFIAWIMCYFCIWKGVKSTGKVVYFTATFPYVMLIVLLIRGLTLPGAGIGIQFYLYPDLGRLADPQVWMDAGTQIFFSYAICLGSLTALGSYNKYNNNCYKDCLSLCFLNSGTSFVAGFAIFSILGFMSYEQNVPISEVAESGPGLAFIAYPRAVSMMPFSPLWAALFFIMIVFLGLDSQFVCVESLVTAVVDMYPAVFRRKNRRELFLLAVSLFSFFMGLTMLMEGGMYVFQLFDYYAASGMCLLFMAIFESVCIAWVYGADRFYDNIEDMIGYRPGPYIKYCWLFFTPATCIGTFAFSLIKYTPLKYNNEYVYPWWGYVIGWLLALASMVCIPLWMVYKISTTQGTLRERIQLLITPSDSLPKTKREQERLLAIFAPEGDATLTTNGYYPVSERDSNL; translated from the exons ATGAAAG GAGACGCTGCCAAAGCAGGCCTCTCCAATGGCACCAGCCAGACCAAGGACctgctgccctcctcctcctcctccccggagaagatggaggagcgTGGCCAATGGAGCAACAAGATCGAGTTTATCCTTTCGGTCGCCGGCTCAATCATCGGCCTGGGCAACATGTGGCGCTTCCCTTACCTCTGCTACAAGAACGGTGGAG GTGCATTCCTCATCCCCTACCTGATCTTCCTCTTCACCTGTGGCGTTCCCGTCTTCTTCCTGGAAACAGCCCTTGGCCAGTACACCAGTGAGGGAGGCATTACCTGCTGGAGGAAAATCAGTCCCTTGTTTGAAG GTCTTGGCTATGGCACCCAGGTGATCGTGACTCTGCTGAACTTCTACTACATCATTGTTCTGGCCTGGGGGATTTTCTACCTGTCTTACTCCTTCTCCTGGGACCTGGCCTGGTCGTCCTGCAACAACACATGGAACACAG AAAACTGCGTGGAGTTTCAGAGGAGGAACACCTCAATCAACCAGCCGATCAACCTCAACATGACCTCTCCTGTCATCGAGTTCTGGGA GAGAAGAGCGCTGAGGATTTCCCCCGGCATTGACCACATGGGCTCCCTGAACTGGGACCTGGCCCTCTGCCTGTTTATCGCCTGGATCATGTGCTACTTCTGCATCTGGAAGGGGGTGAAATCCACGGGAAAG gTGGTCTACTTCACTGCGACCTTCCCCTATGTCATGCTGATTGTGCTGTTGATCAGAGGGCTCACCCTCCCTGGCGCTGGCATTGGTATACAGTTCTACCTTTATCCAGACCTGGGACGACTGGCGGACCCACAG GTGTGGATGGATGCTGGTACCCAGATCTTCTTCTCCTACGCCATCTGTTTAGGGTCGCTGACGGCTCTGGGCAGCTAtaataaatacaacaataatTGCTACAA AGATTGCCTGTCGCTGTGCTTTCTGAACAGCGGCACCAGCTTCGTGGCAGGCTTCGCAATCTTCTCCATCCTGGGTTTCATGTCTTATGAGCAAAATGTTCCCATCTCAGAAGTGGCCGAATCTG GTCCTGGCCTGGCCTTCATAGCTTATCCCCGTGCTGTGTCCATGATGCCTTTCTCTCCCCTGTGGGCTGCCCTCTTCTTCATAATGATTGTTTTTCTGGGGCTTGACAGCCAG tttgtgtgtgtcgaGAGCCTCGTGACAGCGGTAGTTGACATGTATCCTGCTGTGTTCCGGCGTAAGAACCGCAGGGAGCTCTtcctgttagctgttagcctATTCTCCTTCTTCATGGGCCTCACCATGCTGATGGAG GGAGGCATGTACGTCTTCCAGCTGTTCGATTACTACGCAGCCAGTGGCATGTGTCTTCTCTTCATGGCCATCTTTGAGTCTGTCTGCATTGCATGGGTCTATG GTGCAGATCGCTTTTATGATAACATTGAGGACATGATTGGCTACCGCCCAGGACCTTACATCAAGTACTGTTGGCTGTTCTTCACTCCAGCCACGTGCATT GGTACCTTTGCCTTCTCCCTCATCAAATACACTCCCCTGAAGTACAATAATGAGTATGTGTACCCATGGTGGGGCTATGTCATTGGCTGGCTGCTCGCTCTCGCCTCCATGGTCTGCATCCCGCTTTGGATGGTGTACAAGATCAGCACCACCCAGGGGACGCTCAGAGAG CGCATCCAGCTGCTCATCACACCATCGGACAGCTTACCCAAAACcaagagggagcaggagaggtTACTGGCCATCTTCGCTCCTGAGGGAGATGCCACCTTGACTACAAATGGCTACTATCCTGTCTCAGAGAGAGACTCCAACTTATGA